GAGCTCATTCGAAGCGTGGTCGATCTGGATAGCCATTGTTGCGCTGATTGCTGTGGTCACGCGTGATTTGAAGGGCGCGGCACTCCTGTTTGTGGGGGGCATGCTTACGACCGCGCTGTTCGCCGGATACCTCAATCTGCCATTCGACGAAAACGTGTGGGTTCGATCGAATCTGAAGTCGGCCTTCACGGTTTTCAGCGTCGTACTGGTGCTGGCAGTCTTCTACCGACGCATCTCTGGAAAACGCGTAGTCGTGCTTGCGGGACTACTCGCCTTCATGGCGATGTACGCGGCGATGAGGGGTGCCGTGAGGCATGGATCTACGGGTCAGCTTCCGGCGCCTGTCGGGCAGGTGCCCCTCGAAGTCACGAAGGTCGACCTGTTGGGGGCTGAGCGGCAGGATTCGATTCCTGCGTTCAACGCCAAGCTCGAGCGGAGTGCATTGACACGGTACTCTCTGCGTTCCGTATCGCTTTCCGCATTCTTCGTGAATGGTGACAGTATGAATGTCTCTCTTCAGGGCGAGATTGCCGTTGCCGGATCACGGCCGATAAAGACGCCGGCGAGTCACGTTATGATGTCATCGGATGGAACGGAGATCAGCAACGTTCGCTCAGGCAACCTTGCCGTGAATGTGGAGCATCAGGTGATGCAAAGCTTCGTTACTGTCGATGCGCGCGGCGCACGGACGATTCGTTGGCGACCTCAGGATCCTAGCGTTCGAATCCATCGCCTGCAGTCGGAACCGATTCAGAGCATTCGGATCGACGCGGAGCTCATTCGTCATCGGTCAGTCACGCTCGCGTCTGCTCCGTTCAGAGACGGTGTTGTTTTCAACGATGGCGTTCGCCGACTTTCGATCAAACGGCGCCTCCCTGCCGCGAGCGATTCCTATGACGCGACATGGACATCGCTCACACTGTCCGACACACTGTCCGGCGAGGACGTGTACTGGAACGCTCAATCGCTTTCGTCGGATGATCTCTTCAGCTTCATGCTCGAGGACGCGTCAAACAAGACATCCACGGTGTTCCAGCTACGGTCGCAGGGGCGCTCGACCCAGAGCGTCATGTTGCCGGGCATTGAGCTCGCTGAGTTCAAGTTCTCACTCGACGGGCCGCCGCCGACCGCAGGCATACCGGCCACGATTCGAATGGTCAAGTGGACTCCTGATGGATTCGCCAACGCCTCTGGCACGAAGCGGATTCGGTAGAGACGATACACTTGACCAAATTGGTCAAGATCAGTATGCTCCTAGTTGATCAGTTCAATAGCGAGGTTGTATGCCCAAAAAAGTCGTCCGTGAATCCGTCGCACTCTACGACGCCAAGACCCAGCTCTCGGCGTTGGTCGACCGCGCCGCCGCCGGCGAAGAGATCGTGATCATGAAGTCCGGGCATCCCATGGCGCGTCTCGTTCCCATGGAGGACACGCGCCATCGTCGAGTGCCAGGCCAAGGGAAAGGCATGTGGAAGGTGGCGCGTGGATTTGACGCGCCGTTGCCGGATGACGTGTTGGATTCCTTCGAGGCGG
This region of Gemmatimonas groenlandica genomic DNA includes:
- a CDS encoding type II toxin-antitoxin system Phd/YefM family antitoxin encodes the protein MPKKVVRESVALYDAKTQLSALVDRAAAGEEIVIMKSGHPMARLVPMEDTRHRRVPGQGKGMWKVARGFDAPLPDDVLDSFEAE